From the Paramormyrops kingsleyae isolate MSU_618 chromosome 7, PKINGS_0.4, whole genome shotgun sequence genome, one window contains:
- the LOC111842174 gene encoding cystatin, translating to MSCFLTQSTMGLLAILVLSLLSTKLLEANEEEILLRRTHHLGAPVSIPPQSPEVQASARLATEKFSSKSRSKMLFRLLDVTSAEMQVTNIITFKIWATIGKTKCPKSTDADLESCVLGKRRLSCTFEVTYDPRTNQHKVPISDCKKAPAAAR from the exons ATGAGCTGTTTCCTGACGCAGTCAACCATGGGACTCCTTGCCATTCTGGTCCTCTCGCTGCTGTCGACCAAACTCCTTGAAGCGAATGAGGAAGAAATCTTACTAA GGCGCACTCACCATCTGGGTGCACCAGTCAGCATACCGCCCCAGTCCCCCGAGGTCCAGGCGTCAGCCCGGTTAGCCACGGAGAAGTTCAGCTCCAAGTCAAGGTCCAAGATGCTCTTCCGGCTGTTGGATGTGACGTCGGCGGAGATGCAG GTGACGAACATCATCACATTCAAGATATGGGCCACCATCGGAAAAACCAAATGCCCGAAATCCACAGACGCCGACTTGGAATCTTGCGTGCTGGGAAAAAgg CGCCTCTCTTGCACATTTGAGGTGACCTACGATCCTCGTACCAATCAGCATAAGGTCCCGATTTCTGACTGCAAAAAGGCCCCCGCAGCAGCTCGCTGA
- the rassf6 gene encoding ras association domain-containing protein 6, with amino-acid sequence MASSSLVIPVGNGRLLSRPELSSLLRTYNCFLKDNTNQHLILHETGSHVTLEGLLVIFWGVRMPIHLKMQDETQPASPESPDPTELLGAKRGMTRWGEFDDLLHLDQMEAVPRDHNAAPLESGTLRVPRRKAELDEASNLFRTMSDASLVKGARGRTSDRHQAQQHRFSINGHFYNYKTSIFTPSFGTPTNVRISSTMTTREVIVQLLKKFKVENDPMEFALYCIHQSGEKRKLSDSDFPLWERLLQGPSQSVVKMFLMEGDEREVSGDVAQYLNLDLFFLEGVLHRLKEQEDREIRGVVEKYRQWEVLLKQCLRSKVTVKVETTV; translated from the exons ATGGCCTCGTCGTCACTGGTCATCCCCGTTGGAAACGGAAGACTCCTGTCCAG GCCTGAGTTATCGTCTTTACTCAGGACGTACAACTGTTTCCTAAAAGATAACACCAACCAGCACCTGATTCTTCATGAG ACAGGAAGTCATGTCACACTGGAAGGGCTGCTGGTCATCTTCTGGGGGGTGCGCATGCCCATTCACCTCAAAATGCAAGACGAGACACAGCCGGCATCTCCAGAGTCCCCGGACCCCACCGAACTTTTAGGGGCCAAGAG GGGGATGACCAGATGGGGCGAGTTCGATGACCTTCTCCACCTCGACCAGATGGAAGCGGTTCCCCGTGACCACAATGCCG CGCCCTTGGAGAGTGGGACGTTGAGGGTGCCGAGGCGCAAGGCAGAGCTGGACGAGGCCTCCAACCTTTTCCGCACCATGAGTGACGCCTCGCTGGTGAAGGGGGCACGGGGCAGGACGTCGGACAGGCACCAGGCCCAGCAACACCGCTTCTCCATCAACGGCCACTTCTACAACTATAAG ACCTCGATATTCACACCGTCGTTCGGGACCCCGACCAACGTCCGCATCAGCAGCACGATGACGACTCGTGAGGTTATAGTGCAGCTTCTGAAGAAGTTCAAG GTGGAGAATGATCCCATGGAGTTCGCCTTGTACTGCATTCACCAGAGTGGAG AGAAAAGAAAACTGAGCGACAGTGACTTCCCACTGTGGGAGCGCCTCCTGCAGGGGCCCTCGCAGAGCGTGGTGAAGATGTTCCTGATGGAAGGCGACGAGCGTGAGGTCAGCGGAGAC GTGGCCCAGTACCTGAACCTGGACCTGTTCTTCCTGGAGGGCGTTCTGCACAGATTAAAGGAGCAAGAGGATAGAGAGATCAGGGGAGTTGTGGAGAA gTACAGGCAGTGGGAGGTCCTGCTTAAACAGTGCCTGAGATCCAAGGTCACAGTCAAGGTGGAGACGACCGTGTAG